In a genomic window of Pedobacter sp. KBS0701:
- a CDS encoding CcmD family protein — translation MKKIFFSLILMMATMQLFAQDNGVEMADGLRSNGKIYVVVICIVIILVGLLAYLFSIDKRLKKIEKENHINK, via the coding sequence ATGAAGAAGATATTTTTCTCCCTGATATTAATGATGGCCACCATGCAGTTATTTGCACAAGATAATGGCGTAGAAATGGCTGATGGCCTTCGCAGCAATGGAAAGATATATGTTGTGGTGATATGTATCGTAATTATCCTGGTAGGACTGCTTGCCTATCTTTTCTCTATTGATAAGAGATTGAAGAAAATTGAAAAAGAAAACCACATCAATAAATAA
- a CDS encoding methylated-DNA--[protein]-cysteine S-methyltransferase yields the protein MNYASVIETPIGRLSILADEDFVHAVTFEEKDIADLTANELTIKVANQLKEYFNGNLQDFDFPMKQKGTGFQQEVWQNLLTIPFGETTSYAKFSAHKPLAIRAIASANGKNNIAIVVPCHRVIGSNGKLVGYAGGLWRKQWLLQHEREVAQKGQTELKF from the coding sequence ATGAACTACGCATCAGTTATAGAAACGCCTATTGGCAGATTAAGCATCCTGGCTGATGAGGATTTTGTGCATGCCGTTACTTTTGAAGAAAAGGATATTGCTGATCTGACAGCAAACGAACTCACCATAAAAGTTGCCAATCAATTAAAAGAATATTTTAATGGAAATCTTCAGGATTTCGATTTCCCGATGAAACAGAAAGGAACCGGTTTTCAACAGGAAGTATGGCAGAATTTGTTGACCATACCTTTTGGCGAAACTACTTCTTACGCTAAATTTTCGGCGCATAAACCATTAGCTATCCGTGCAATCGCTTCTGCAAATGGCAAAAACAATATTGCCATTGTAGTACCATGTCACAGGGTAATTGGCAGCAACGGCAAACTGGTTGGCTATGCAGGAGGACTGTGGCGTAAACAGTGGCTGCTACAACATGAACGTGAGGTTGCCCAAAAAGGACAAACTGAATTAAAATTTTAA
- a CDS encoding heme exporter protein CcmB has product MQLAKEVKYLIHKEVLLEWRSKYTINGVLLYVVSTIFTCYLSFVSLGDKLTWNALFWIIMLFASINGVSKSFLQETKGQQLYSYILASPAAVLISKTVYNTLLMLVLTTIALGFYTLVFDSFTPPDMLLYYVAVVLGSMSFSTVFTMVSAIASKAGNGGMLMAILSFPIIIPVLILLIKLAKNAVDGLPWENSYDEIAMLLVVNVLMVATSLLLFPYLWRD; this is encoded by the coding sequence ATGCAATTGGCCAAAGAGGTTAAATATTTAATTCACAAGGAAGTATTGTTAGAGTGGCGCTCCAAATATACCATTAACGGTGTGTTGCTTTATGTGGTTTCTACTATTTTTACCTGTTATCTGTCATTTGTAAGCCTTGGCGATAAATTAACCTGGAACGCACTTTTCTGGATAATTATGCTTTTTGCCTCCATCAATGGTGTTTCAAAGAGTTTTTTACAGGAAACAAAGGGGCAACAACTTTACAGTTACATTCTGGCAAGCCCGGCTGCGGTTTTGATTTCTAAAACAGTTTATAATACCCTTTTGATGCTGGTGCTTACCACCATCGCATTGGGCTTTTATACTTTGGTTTTTGATTCCTTTACACCGCCCGATATGCTATTGTATTACGTTGCCGTGGTATTGGGCAGCATGAGTTTCTCTACCGTGTTTACCATGGTTTCGGCCATTGCGAGTAAGGCTGGTAATGGTGGTATGTTAATGGCGATATTAAGTTTTCCGATCATTATTCCGGTATTGATCCTTTTGATCAAACTGGCTAAAAATGCGGTTGATGGCCTGCCATGGGAGAATAGTTATGATGAAATTGCGATGTTGCTGGTGGTGAATGTGCTGATGGTGGCAACCTCTTTATTGTTATTTCCTTACCTTTGGAGAGACTAA
- the ccsA gene encoding cytochrome c biogenesis protein CcsA, with protein MHKTWWKILGSVLVIYTAIAGLLLHVPRLPILNETIRNLYFHVPMWFSMIVLFSISVFYSVKSLSSKSEIDDMKAVESVNAGIIFGLLGLVTGAIWAKYCWGEFWSFDPKQNFAAISVLLYFAYLILRNAIDEEQKRAKISAIYNIFAFPMMVVLLFVLPRLKDSLHPGNGGNPGFNSYDLDSRMRMVFYPACLGWILIGYWVYTIRFRIRNIETIMNTPTHDEVKGVHNSFVTIENQSTTNENKQQHN; from the coding sequence ATGCATAAAACCTGGTGGAAAATTTTAGGTTCAGTTCTGGTAATTTATACTGCAATTGCAGGATTATTACTTCACGTACCTCGTTTACCTATTTTAAATGAAACAATAAGAAATCTGTATTTCCACGTACCCATGTGGTTTTCGATGATTGTACTTTTTTCGATCTCAGTTTTTTATAGTGTAAAATCGTTGAGTAGTAAAAGTGAAATCGACGATATGAAGGCTGTGGAGAGTGTAAATGCTGGAATTATTTTTGGCCTTTTAGGTTTGGTTACTGGTGCAATTTGGGCTAAATACTGCTGGGGAGAATTTTGGAGTTTTGATCCCAAACAAAATTTTGCCGCTATTTCTGTTTTATTATACTTTGCGTATCTCATTCTCCGCAATGCGATAGACGAAGAACAGAAAAGAGCTAAGATTTCGGCCATTTACAATATTTTTGCCTTTCCAATGATGGTGGTGTTGCTTTTTGTATTGCCCCGTTTAAAAGATTCATTACACCCGGGCAACGGCGGCAATCCTGGTTTTAACAGTTACGATTTAGACAGCCGCATGCGCATGGTATTTTATCCGGCATGTTTAGGCTGGATATTAATCGGCTACTGGGTATATACCATCCGTTTCAGAATTCGCAATATTGAAACCATTATGAACACACCTACTCATGACGAAGTAAAAGGTGTTCATAATAGCTTTGTTACCATTGAAAATCAATCAACAACAAACGAAAACAAACAACAACATAACTAA
- a CDS encoding lipocalin family protein → MEKNVPVTKLDLKKYSGTWYSLYSIPTIFDKGSRETTTKYTLNKDGYYNVLTTYKKPGGDKVYSRSSKMFPSEDGDKGELQAQFIWPIKVDYWIIELADDYSYVVVGHPDHKFLFIMSRYQTMPKKTHDEIVARCKAKGYEVAKLTSQQHSSGS, encoded by the coding sequence ATGGAAAAAAATGTTCCGGTGACTAAGCTAGACCTAAAAAAATATTCGGGAACGTGGTATTCTTTATATTCTATTCCGACGATTTTTGACAAGGGCAGTCGAGAAACCACTACTAAATATACCTTAAATAAGGATGGCTATTACAATGTTCTCACCACCTATAAAAAACCAGGCGGTGATAAAGTTTATTCCAGAAGTTCTAAAATGTTTCCATCAGAAGATGGCGATAAAGGGGAGTTACAAGCACAATTTATCTGGCCGATAAAAGTAGATTACTGGATTATCGAACTTGCAGACGATTATTCTTATGTAGTGGTGGGGCATCCCGATCATAAATTTTTGTTCATCATGAGCCGTTATCAGACAATGCCTAAGAAAACCCATGATGAAATTGTAGCCAGATGTAAGGCAAAGGGATATGAGGTAGCTAAATTAACCTCGCAGCAGCATTCAAGTGGCAGTTAA